One window of the Entelurus aequoreus isolate RoL-2023_Sb linkage group LG18, RoL_Eaeq_v1.1, whole genome shotgun sequence genome contains the following:
- the ube2kb gene encoding ubiquitin-conjugating enzyme E2Kb (UBC1 homolog, yeast) isoform X3 encodes MVDDNFTELNGEIAGPPDTPYEGGRYQLEIKIPETYPFNAPKIRFITKIWHPNISSVTGAICLDILKDQWAAAMTLRTVLLSLQALLAAAEPDDPQDAVVANQYKQNPDMFKQTARMWSHIYAGAPPPCPDHTGKIDKLCAMGFDKNAAIVALSSKSWVIAMATELLLSN; translated from the exons ATGGTGGATGACAACTTCACAGAGCTCAATGGTGAGATAGCAGGTCCTCCAGATACACCTTATGAAG GAGGAAGGTATCAGCTTGAAATCAAAATACCAGAGACGTACCCCTTCAACGCACCCAAG ATTCGATTCATCACCAAGATCTGGCACCCAAACATCAGCTCTGTGACCGGCGCCATATGTCTGGACATCTTGAAGGACCAGTG GGCGGCCGCCATGACCCTGCGCACCGTCTTGTTGTCCCTACAAGCGCTCCTCGCTGCCGCAGAACCCGACGACCCGCAGGACGCTGTGGTGGCCAACCAG TACAAGCAGAACCCGGACATGTTCAAACAGACGGCCAGGATGTGGTCTCACATCTACGCAGGCGCCCCCCCGCCCTGTCCCGACCACACGGGCAAGATAGACAAACTGTGCGCCATGGGCTTCGACAAG AATGCTGCGATAGTGGCCTTATCTTCTAAATCCTGGGTCATCGCCATGGCAACAGAACTGCTCCTTAGCAACTAA
- the ube2kb gene encoding ubiquitin-conjugating enzyme E2Kb (UBC1 homolog, yeast) isoform X2: MMTSKNQISVDMVDDNFTELNGEIAGPPDTPYEGGRYQLEIKIPETYPFNAPKIRFITKIWHPNISSVTGAICLDILKDQWAAAMTLRTVLLSLQALLAAAEPDDPQDAVVANQYKQNPDMFKQTARMWSHIYAGAPPPCPDHTGKIDKLCAMGFDKNAAIVALSSKSWVIAMATELLLSN, from the exons ATGATG ACCAGTAAGAACCAGATCAGTGTGGACATGGTGGATGACAACTTCACAGAGCTCAATGGTGAGATAGCAGGTCCTCCAGATACACCTTATGAAG GAGGAAGGTATCAGCTTGAAATCAAAATACCAGAGACGTACCCCTTCAACGCACCCAAG ATTCGATTCATCACCAAGATCTGGCACCCAAACATCAGCTCTGTGACCGGCGCCATATGTCTGGACATCTTGAAGGACCAGTG GGCGGCCGCCATGACCCTGCGCACCGTCTTGTTGTCCCTACAAGCGCTCCTCGCTGCCGCAGAACCCGACGACCCGCAGGACGCTGTGGTGGCCAACCAG TACAAGCAGAACCCGGACATGTTCAAACAGACGGCCAGGATGTGGTCTCACATCTACGCAGGCGCCCCCCCGCCCTGTCCCGACCACACGGGCAAGATAGACAAACTGTGCGCCATGGGCTTCGACAAG AATGCTGCGATAGTGGCCTTATCTTCTAAATCCTGGGTCATCGCCATGGCAACAGAACTGCTCCTTAGCAACTAA
- the ube2kb gene encoding ubiquitin-conjugating enzyme E2Kb (UBC1 homolog, yeast) isoform X1, which yields MTNIAVQRIKREFKEVLRSEETSKNQISVDMVDDNFTELNGEIAGPPDTPYEGGRYQLEIKIPETYPFNAPKIRFITKIWHPNISSVTGAICLDILKDQWAAAMTLRTVLLSLQALLAAAEPDDPQDAVVANQYKQNPDMFKQTARMWSHIYAGAPPPCPDHTGKIDKLCAMGFDKNAAIVALSSKSWVIAMATELLLSN from the exons ATGACCAACATCGCGGTGCAGAGAATCAAGCGGGAGTTCAAAGAAGTGCTGCGGAGTGAAGAG ACCAGTAAGAACCAGATCAGTGTGGACATGGTGGATGACAACTTCACAGAGCTCAATGGTGAGATAGCAGGTCCTCCAGATACACCTTATGAAG GAGGAAGGTATCAGCTTGAAATCAAAATACCAGAGACGTACCCCTTCAACGCACCCAAG ATTCGATTCATCACCAAGATCTGGCACCCAAACATCAGCTCTGTGACCGGCGCCATATGTCTGGACATCTTGAAGGACCAGTG GGCGGCCGCCATGACCCTGCGCACCGTCTTGTTGTCCCTACAAGCGCTCCTCGCTGCCGCAGAACCCGACGACCCGCAGGACGCTGTGGTGGCCAACCAG TACAAGCAGAACCCGGACATGTTCAAACAGACGGCCAGGATGTGGTCTCACATCTACGCAGGCGCCCCCCCGCCCTGTCCCGACCACACGGGCAAGATAGACAAACTGTGCGCCATGGGCTTCGACAAG AATGCTGCGATAGTGGCCTTATCTTCTAAATCCTGGGTCATCGCCATGGCAACAGAACTGCTCCTTAGCAACTAA